The window ataaatgagtaattgtgtattcattttatgaaataagtattccattatatattttattccttttccctATCCTAGTTCCAAATAAATGGTTTTctccaaaatttataaaaaaataagagttTGAGAGTTAAATGAGagtttattttgaaagtttgttggtaatctattattattttacaagttcTACCaagtaaatttcattttttaataatcatggtattatattttatagtcagTAGTcaagtgattattttattattgtaaaatttagatatataaCTGATCAAAAAATGAAGAATGTAGTCCTGCAgtagaacaaaaaaatattcgattggtataatgaattatttcaaattatagatTGTATAGAAATCATATGTTTATAGTTTTgtcttattatttacaattatttgtagTTTATAGTTATCTGTTTATTTAGGGAAATAATGTTCACGTCCTTCCGACAACACATAGGTAAAttctatacatttatattgaaacaacatttcaaaaaagatgtacattagtttttataattaagtacctATGTATAAAGGGTAAATGTATATAGTGTACACAGGTATACAGTAACGTAAATGgtaattagatttatattttataaatattatctgtgtagTTAATCATCTGTCAATTTCGAAGATGTGTCGAGTGACACACCACGCAAAAGCGCgggaaagaaaaaatatattaaaaatttaaaatcatggGCGCGTGGACCGTGGAAGTCGGTGTGTGTGCATAGCGagctcatatttaaatatatctatttaatccTATTTGGTAAATCTTCCTTACTGGTTGAACAttacatttagtttttaatttaatatcctaTTTTGAAAGATaaagatacataatataataaacaagtaTGTTATTGTAGGCATGTgagaagaaataaatattgacataaaaatatatttgtgcatACATCAATCGTCGTTAAATTTGAATGGTATGGTCGGTGGTCGAGGTTTACGAAGGCAGCACGGCGCATTACACAGAGCGTAATTTCCAATCgataagtcaaaataaaaaaaatatgacgcCCAATATTGTctacgtattataaaaaaaacacttcacgcatctctgaaatatttttgcaCGCCATGTTCCTGGAATCTATTGTCTTTTTGGCATGCGatgaaattaatttctttactaGTATAGACACTACTTGAAATTTCTTAATAGGCGATGTTCGTGTTCACGTACCTTTTCTAATTGATGTTTACCAACTCGATCAAGATTGACCGTGGGTACACACCAAAGATTACTGAAAATGTTATACTTAATGCTGAATGCAACTGTTTATTATTTGCAAACTGTGCCGACACTTCTAGCACACAGTGGTTCTTTTCAAAAGCAAAATTCTAGTCTAAAGGAATCCATTTTGCAATTCAACGGGAAAAATTATGctatttaacgaaaaaatatgACAATATTACAAGCAACaaacaatgtaattaaatatttaaaaaaatggcttctctaattaattttatatcaagagAGTGTATAATTATCAAGCAATTGCTAAAAACAATTGTCAtcttttttttgataatttcgataaaaatctaataaaagtTTGATATATTAGAAGTGGGTAAATAGCTACAATCGCTTTTAAGAATGATAAAgctataaagatatatttatcaaacaaaATGTACATCTGCAAAATCAGTTCCTATATTATTCGAAAGACGAATGAAATGTGGTTTAAaaggtaataatattttaaatattgagcaatcataaaagtaaaagttgtaatatttaaaaattatttccaaaagtTAATCCTTAAAGTCtctaacaaacaaataattttcaaagtTCTTTGTCTTGACTTGGTCTGCAGACTGAAGCCGTATTACCCTTCCTACCCTACCCGAACTTCAGAGATTATAAGAGCAATTtcgttgtaataaaaatataccaataatttgATGTCGTCTCGCATCATTTGAAGTTAGTAGAACAATGTGATATGTAGAACTCCGCTGTATAGAATGAGTTAAACATTCAAATTCAATGATTTCTTGTGCTTTAACTACATACAAGCCAATCTAAAACAGCACTCTGAATATGAGCCGTAATCGGCCAACGTCGGCCAAACACGCTGGCCCAACGTGTACTTAAGGTTCAAAGCTAGGAGTCCATCGACAACTCGAAATATGTCATCATCACAAGTGTGTGTTTACGGCTATTTTGCAAACAATATATGAATACACAACATTTAgtagaaataattacaaagtaataaatttatcataaaaaaaaaactttaaatcattTTGTGTAAACAACCTTACATTCATAAAATGGACTTATGATTCGTCCCaatttttagatatttacatagttaatactaatatttatatataatattatatatataattttagatatttacaTAGTAATTTTTACATAGTtacgataaataaaatctaacgtTTTTATGATTTTGGTGAAGTTCAGTTTGTAATAATTGCTGTTTTATTTCCATTGATTTGCTttgctatgtatgtatatctttttataataactatacagcactttttattaattaaagatttgACTACTACAACACAAGAAAAACGGCAAAAGTAAACTACAaaacatagaaatatatttaacgttatAAATGGTTTTATGTACGTTCTATTATTTAGACAGATGGTGAATATTTAGCAAAACGTAAGGCTCTCTCCTAGCAACACTTCGGGCTCAAGTATTGATCGCGTCGTACAAGTTATTACTTCGGTAATCGGTATTGGTGTCTATATAGAAACAATTACGGACTAATTGATTTCACTTGAATATTTTGTGAAAGATAGATGTGGTTTGAGCAGCAGTAGGAGtttcaaaattcataaaacaatattttaatcatagtttttacttaattattttaattgccgctgtatttataataaataaataaccttagTATTTTCTTAGAATAAACTAAATGATTACCTACTTGGGCTAAGTGTAATAACTGTCCAGGATatcgattataaatataatattaagcttGGCGAAGTACACCGGTAACTGCTTCCAACattgttattaatgtttttattttgtggcGTTTAAGAACTATGTATTACATTGGTGTTATAaaacatatctatttatttatgtaaaagcgATATGCATTTTACTCTACAAGCGgcgaattattatatttttgatttaattatatatatatttttgattatttattatattggatTGTTGTTTGGCTGTTTAAGGcatgtattaaatgtattttaaaaaaaccttggttaaaaattgtattatttttatatacctttaatgttatgtatgtttagacgtttttgaaatatatattgttatgtgcctggtaaataaatcattatttatgattaaattatatttttctattagctggctttttagtgttattaaaTGTCgtgttaattgtatttttatacataaaaatatgtttgataatCTGTTTAATACGCTGTTTATTTACTCTAGACTAAAATGGAAGAAATCGAAAAGCTAGTAGCAGACCTAACAATAAAGTCTGTCAAGATGGATAAAACTTATTTAGTAGAAGTAACCTATATTATAGATCCATTCGACTTTTACGTTCGTCCGATGAAGTATAGACCTCTCATCCATGCGTGGGAGACCACTGAGCCTAAAACCAAAACCACAATATTCAGTATACATGACATGGTAATATTCAATTATGGTTATTCATGTGGAGCTCGCAAGTATATGAGGGGACGAATAATTCGTATATCACAAATTGAGTGTTACCTAGCGTTCGATGTATTTGCAATTGATTACGGGTTTACCGAAAAATTGATTCCAATTGAAAATGTATGGGTATGCTCACATGAATTGAAAAATACACCGGCACTGGCTTTTGACTGCCAGCTTGCTAATTGTTATCCCATAGATCACACGAATGGTTTTACTTCGGAAgcaattcatgcttttaaatattatgctgGAATCGAATCTCTTAGAATGAAAGTTTTAGGCAAGAAACCGCATAAGATACTGGTTGAGTTAGTAAATTCTACTCCAGAAAGCATTGCAACACTGCTAGCTATAAGCGGATTTTCAATATTAGGTTTCTATCACGACCCAATAGTATGGAATCCGATTGTTGgatgtaaaataatgtatttcgaTTTTAAAAAACTCACGATTGGTGAAACTCTGCATGTGAGGGTGCAGTCGGGTGAATCCTTGAATGAATTCCATGTCGCCACAGTTAGTGACTACAATAAGCACGTCAAAGAAATTGACATCATAACATTTTACGCAAGAAGAGAATTCTCGCTATCGCCTGAGCATTTGATCGAGGGAACATTAGTCTGTGTGAAAATTGAAAACAGAAATATATACGAAAGAGCTTTTATAAAGAAAGTGACGAAACTCGATGAAACTGCTATCGTTCAACTCGTGGATTGGGGAAGAGATGAAGAGTTTCATATaggaaaaatgaaatatatgtcCTCACAGTGCCTGAGGACGCCGGTACTCTCGATCTATTGCAAATCTGAAGAGAATCAGGTTTGGGACAATGGATACGATAATTTTTTAACGCCTGGATTTGAATTTAACATCACAATTAAAAGCCTTGGGCATCAGTTCGAATGTCCCAACACAGTTGACATTTCCCCAGTGGTAGAATCTGACGATGATGATGGTGAGGCCAGGGCTTTACCAATTAatgttaatgaataattttttaagtttttaatttagagtCAAAAAATTGAACCAGTGCACaaagttttaaaacatttctacAAATACAATGCATTTTTTGGTTAAGAAACCGTCGTGCTAatacgtaaaataaattaaaattttggaaagcttgtatatttcagataaatgtttgttttagaaCAATTTAATCTATTAACTTTAATGGTATCATATCAATAGGAGTAAGTTACCTGTAACCGCAATATTTTAACCAATGTTTATATATGAATACATGTATGAATAATGTGAAATGATCCACCAAAACCTAAAATAAATTGAGATAAACTGTAGCGTATTGTAAATTAATGCAAACCcaatttcaatacaaaatatgaataaaatagatttataaaaaaaaaatttaaaagtaagatGTTTAAGATTACTTATAtcatatgtaaatgttttttttttagcatCGCCTATTACTGGCATGAGCATACGAAATTAacgttcaaataattttaaaccatCAAAGCAAAAAACCCAACAACATCAAcagttcatataatatttatatgtttttgt is drawn from Vanessa cardui chromosome Z, ilVanCard2.1, whole genome shotgun sequence and contains these coding sequences:
- the LOC124543122 gene encoding uncharacterized protein LOC124543122; translated protein: MEEIEKLVADLTIKSVKMDKTYLVEVTYIIDPFDFYVRPMKYRPLIHAWETTEPKTKTTIFSIHDMVIFNYGYSCGARKYMRGRIIRISQIECYLAFDVFAIDYGFTEKLIPIENVWVCSHELKNTPALAFDCQLANCYPIDHTNGFTSEAIHAFKYYAGIESLRMKVLGKKPHKILVELVNSTPESIATLLAISGFSILGFYHDPIVWNPIVGCKIMYFDFKKLTIGETLHVRVQSGESLNEFHVATVSDYNKHVKEIDIITFYARREFSLSPEHLIEGTLVCVKIENRNIYERAFIKKVTKLDETAIVQLVDWGRDEEFHIGKMKYMSSQCLRTPVLSIYCKSEENQVWDNGYDNFLTPGFEFNITIKSLGHQFECPNTVDISPVVESDDDDGEARALPINVNE